ACAGTGTTCACGCGCGGGACCTTTCGAAATATTAAAATTTACAACGAAGAAAAGCTGCTTCATGAAAGCCTCAAGGCAGGAGGATCTTTTGGTGGGGGGGTTACTCTCGACTCAGGAATGCCAGGAAAAATTGTCAAAATTTTGGTAGCGGAAGGATCCATTGTTCCGGCGGGTACTCCCCTGCTGATCATGGAAGCAATGAAAATGGAAAATGAAATGCGAGCTCCTCGTGAAGTTCAAATCAAGTCCATTGAGGTAAAGGAAGGCGAAAACGTCGACAACGGAACCGTACTGATTCGTTTTGAGTCATGAGCGAACTCAATAAAGCTGATAAGGGCAAATCGACATTTTTCAATTCCAGTCGAATAGAACTGAAGCCCTGTTACAATCAGAGCGACCTCGCACCGCTAGATAAGAATGAATCTGATTGTTCTCTTCCAGGCGAATATCCCTTTCCTCGCGGAATTCAACCTAGCATGTATCGAGGCCGCCTCTGGACCATGCGCCAGTACGCAGGCTTCGGTTCTGCCCAAGAAAGTAATCGACTTTACAAGTCTCTGCTCGCTAAAGGAACTACCGGACTCAGCATTGCCTTCGATCTCCCAACACAAATGGGTTACGATTCAAATCATCCCATGGCAAGCGGCGAAGTTGGAAAAGTAGGCGTGGCCATTTCGACCATTGAGGACATGAATATACTTCTTGAAGGAATTCCCCTCGAAGAAATCTCATCTTCTATGACTATCAATTCAACTGCCGGAATTCTACTTGCTTTCTACATTGCGATAGCCAAACAAAGAGGCTTTTCTTTAAACAAACTCCGTGGCACGATACAGAACGACATACTCAAAGAGTACATAGCACGTGGTACCTACATCTATCCTCCTCAGCCATCCATGCGAATTATTACAGATATATTTGATTATTGTGGGCGGGAAGTTCCGGAATGGAACACAATAAGCATATCGGGATACCATATTCGCGAGGCCGGGGCCACAGCGGCCCAAGAGATTGCGTTCACTCTTGCCAATGGAATTACCTACGTTCAGGCAGCCTTGTCTCAGGGGCTCTCTGTAGATGATTTTGCTGGACGACTGAGTTTTTTCTTTAATGTGCAAAATAACTTTTTTGAGGAAATTGCGAAATTTCGGGCGGCTCGGAGATTGTGGGCAAAGATCATGAAAGAGCGATTTGGAGCTAAAGATCCACGTTCGATGAAGCTCCGATTTCACAGCCAAACAGCAGGAGTCACTTTGACTGCCCAGCAGCCAGAGAACAATATAGTTCGAGTTACACTCCAGGCTCTGGCGGCTGTTTTGGGTGGAACTCAAAGCCTACACACAAACAGCATGGATGAGGCATTGGGTCTGCCCACTGAAAGCGCAGTCACTATTGCCCTTCGTACCCAACAAATTATCGCACATGAATCCGGAGTCACTGATGTAGCGGATCCCGTGGGTGGATCCTTTTACATTGAATCACTCACCAATCAATTGGAAACCTTGGCAATGGGATATATCGATCGCATCGAAGCATTGGGAGGTGTGATAGCCTGCATAGAGTCCGGTTGGATTCAAAATGAAATTCAAAATGCTGCCTACAAGTTCCAACTCGATGTTGAGAGTGGAAATCAAAAAATTGTGGGAGTTAACTGCTTTGAGACGTCGGAGCAATCAAAAATTGAAACTCTGAGAATTTCAGATGAGATCTCCAAGGACCAGATCTCCAGGCTCAATATTTTTCTTAAAAAAAGAAATGCCTCACTTGTGAAGACATCGCTGGAGAGAATTCAACTTGCGGCTCAAGACAGTCGCCAGAACCTCATGCCCCTATTTGTGGAGGCAGTTGAAAACAAAGTAACTCTGGGAGAAATTTCTGACACCCTCAGAAAAGTATTCGGCCAATACAAGGAGACTTTGACCCTATAGATTCTGAACTCATGATTTTGTAATCGGATCGCTGTATGGAACTTTTTCAAATATCTTTACCAAAAATATAGACATCTCATAAAGAAGGATAAGAGGCACAAGCATCATTATCATACTTAAGGCATCTGGAGGGGTAAATACTGCCGAGGCGACAGCCAATATCACATAAGAATATCTCCTGTACTTATTTAAAAATGAAGAAGAAACAAGGCCCATAATTCCCAATATTGTCAATATGAGCGGCATTTCGAAAGCAAGACCAAAAACCAAAGTCGTCGTCACAAAAAAAGAAAGGTACTCTCCAATAGTTATCATGGGAGTGTCCGTATTGCCCCCAAAGGTCATCAGAAATTTAAACGCCATCGGAAGAACAATGAAATACACAAAACACATCCCGAGCATAAATAAACCCGTACCAAAGCAAACAAAGGCGATAGCGTATTTCTTTTCCTTTTCATAGAGCCCGGGAGCCACAAATTTCCACACATGGTAAAGCCAGAACGGCGAAGATACCAAAGTTCCCGCCAAAACAGCCACCTTCAAATGAGCCAAAAATTTGTCCATTGGGGCCGTGAAAACCAAACCGCCAGCTGTGCTTTTTAAATAAGGAGAAATTGGCCCTCTTGCGATATCAAATAAAAAATCACTAAAGCCCCAACACACAAGAAATCCGAGAAAAATCCCTAAGATTGACCACATCAACCTTATTCGCAATTCCGACAGATGCTCCACAAGAGTTTGATTCGGCTCGCCGCTAAAATTATTCATATTTCGGTTTGTTCGCTTCAATTGGTTTGGAATCTTCTGAACTGGTCTCTGGCTCAACCTTCAAGCTGTCAAAACTGCCGTCACCTCCAGGAGGTGCCATATCCTCCTTATCTAATTTATCTATTGATAGCTGCTGGCGTACCTGGTCCTCAGTTTTATGCACAAAACGATCCGCCTGATGCTTGATATCAGTGAAAGAGGAGGTTAATTCTCCCGTCGCCCTCTTAAATTCATTGAGCAAACGGCCAACAACCCGAGCTAACTCGGGCAGCTGCTTGGGGCCAATAAATATGAGTGCTAGAACAGAGAGTAGAACCATCTCTGAAAAACCTAAATTGAACATACAGGATGCTACCATAGAGAAATTTGAAGGTCCATTGACGATTTCTACTGCTTAACTACTTTTTTTGCGTACGTCGTTGGCGTGAAAAGCCCTCGATCCAACAGCTGATCCTCGGCTTGTCTTGAGCCAGTCAGAACATAACGATCATAAAGACGGAGTAGATCCTCTTGATTCACAAAAAAAGCCTTTTGGCTTACACAGGTCAGCACGTCCACAAAATCCAAAAACCTCAGAGAAAAATCATTGAAAACTCCCGCCTTCAATGTCCGACCTGAAAGGGAGGCCAAGTGTCTGTATGCAGATCCACCAATTCCGGCATAATAATCAACGTCCACAATCTTTCGCTTTAGCGAATCCCCAAAAAAACCACTTATGTACAGGCTCGAATCAGCAAGCCTTTTAAACATTTCAAAGCTGACTGGAGGCTGTGCGCCGATGGCTTTCAAATATAGTTCCGCCAAGGTCTCTTGGCTTTTCTTGCCATCCTCTTTAGACAAATAAAAGAGATTTCCCGTATGTAAATAGAATTCGAGTAAATCGATGATATAGGTTTTTACATCTGCGGAAGCTTCCAATTTGCATTCACGAAATGCATCAATTACCGACTCAGAAAAATACTCCCTAGAACTTGCGACTAGATCTGGACTTGCTTGCTTTTTCTTAGTCTGATCCATCCTTCTTTCCTTAATGAAAGAGACTCCATCAACAACCGATATTCACCTATAGAATATCGGAACAAAGACTCCTTGATTTTATCAAAAAATGGGCTGATTTTTGCCAGAACCTGGACACATTTGAGGAACGGACGGTTCGAGCGACTCAAAATGGATCATTTTTTCAAATATCGATAAGTATCCATTATAGACTTCATAACTGCCGAATATTGGTCTGGCTGGCCTTGGCCTACCAGGGTCGGTCTCTCCCAATTGCTGTGATGACTGAAGGCTGTGAAAAGAGGGATTGGGCAAGGTCTTGAATATCCTTCCCAGTGACAACCTCAAGCTTCTCTGCGTAGCGAAATGCTTCACGATAATCAAGACCATAGACCTCGTCAAAAAGAATCGCCGCTGTAATGGCCGAATTTTTCTGAAGATCAATATCATGGCGACCGATCAAATAGCTTCGCGCGCGAATAATTTCTGCCTCAGGAACCAATTGATCGCACAGTTTATCAAATTCTGTTTGCATCATCTGAATCGCCTTTGCGCCCTTTTCTGGAGAGCACCCAATATATGCGCCGAAATAGCCGGCATCTATTCCTTCCATTCGCAAAGGAGCCACCGAATAAGCAAGGGACGCCTTGTCTCTCAGTTCAAGAAATAAACGCCCACCCTGACCAGCTAAAATTGACTGCAAAACTTGCAGTGTGTAACGCCTCTTGTCCGTAAAGGTAATTCCAGGATACCCAACAACGATGTGGGTTTGTTCTTTATCGCTTGGAAGGTAAGATCTGATGGGAACGCTTGGCCTTTTGAACTCAAACATTTCCCGCTTGATTTCTCCCTCTGGCAATTTTTCTAAGAAATCCGTTAGGCTCACTCTGAGTTTTCCTTCGTCCAAATGCCCCGATGCCACCGCCGTAAAATTTTTTCTTGATACCATCATTTTATAATGTGAAATCAAATCCTCTCGAGTGATAGATTTGATGCTAGATTCTTCACCTAGGGGATCACGACCATAAGGATGTTTGCCAAACATATTAGCCATGAAATCGTGGATGGCCACCTGTGCCGGATTGTCATTTCGATTCTTCAGCTGCTCCAGAACAACAATTTTCTCTCGCTCTATTATTTCTTCGCTAAACAAGGGTTCCAATAGGACTTTCCCAAAAATGTCCAAGCTCTTTGACCAAAAAGCCGACATGGCAGTGAGATTAATCCCAGCTGTGTTGCGTCCTCCAAACGAAGACAGCCCGGCGGCCATGCTTTCCATGGTTTTATACATTTCAGATTCCGATAGACTTTCTGTGGTCGTCGCCCAAGTCCGCGCCAACAGTTCCGTAAGACCGCACTTATTGGGACTTTCGAGACGCAGTCCTCCTCGAAAAGCACATCTCAAATTTACAACAGGGGTCTCATGAGAGGTTCGAACAATAAAAACTCCTCCCTTAAGAAGATGTCTCTTTGGAAGATTCTCACTCGAAGCCTTATTGCCGGCCATTTTCCATTTTAGTTTGGGATCATTTTTTTGTGCCTTTTTTGACCTAGCTTTCCTTTTTGCAGGTACGGAAAAGGATTTTGCCCAATTTTTTAGTATCTCCTCAGCCGTCTTTTCTCCGCGGGAGGTCGTCAATATCATGCTGAGGGTTTTGGGATGAATATATTTTCTTGCTACTCGAAGAATGTCCTCTGAAGTCAAAGAATAGACCGATTTAATAAATTCACTAAAATACCGGTAGTCTCCAAAAAGATGTTCATAGGAGCCAAATTTCCTTGCCATTCCATCAACCGTTTCTAAGGCATAAAACTCCTCACTCGCTAAATTGACAACGGCCTTCTTTATTTCTTCCTCTTCAGGTGCTTGAGAAAGAATGGCGT
This region of Bdellovibrionales bacterium genomic DNA includes:
- the tatC gene encoding twin-arginine translocase subunit TatC, translating into MNNFSGEPNQTLVEHLSELRIRLMWSILGIFLGFLVCWGFSDFLFDIARGPISPYLKSTAGGLVFTAPMDKFLAHLKVAVLAGTLVSSPFWLYHVWKFVAPGLYEKEKKYAIAFVCFGTGLFMLGMCFVYFIVLPMAFKFLMTFGGNTDTPMITIGEYLSFFVTTTLVFGLAFEMPLILTILGIMGLVSSSFLNKYRRYSYVILAVASAVFTPPDALSMIMMLVPLILLYEMSIFLVKIFEKVPYSDPITKS
- a CDS encoding insulinase family protein is translated as MSKKFQLKNGLKVLFVESNKSPVISVQMWVKTGSADERKGEEGISHFIEHLLFKGTRKYGVGQIASTVEGAGGELNAYTSFDQTVFYITISKHFSDTALDAIVEMMGFPLFDEQEINNEREVVIEEIKRGQDDPHRRSSQLLFSTCYKKHPYGIPVIGFEKVIRSISRKKIIEYYQSRYVPKNMTLLVVGDFQHNEMKKKVERLFGALRPFKLRKVKRAKEFVQKSPRIKMEKVSFEETLLTLAWKTPPIRHKDTPALEVLALILGQGDSSRLTKRLRLDRPIVNYIGASNFSPIDPGFFAVSLSTTRENLEVALNGIRDELDAILSQAPEEEEIKKAVVNLASEEFYALETVDGMARKFGSYEHLFGDYRYFSEFIKSVYSLTSEDILRVARKYIHPKTLSMILTTSRGEKTAEEILKNWAKSFSVPAKRKARSKKAQKNDPKLKWKMAGNKASSENLPKRHLLKGGVFIVRTSHETPVVNLRCAFRGGLRLESPNKCGLTELLARTWATTTESLSESEMYKTMESMAAGLSSFGGRNTAGINLTAMSAFWSKSLDIFGKVLLEPLFSEEIIEREKIVVLEQLKNRNDNPAQVAIHDFMANMFGKHPYGRDPLGEESSIKSITREDLISHYKMMVSRKNFTAVASGHLDEGKLRVSLTDFLEKLPEGEIKREMFEFKRPSVPIRSYLPSDKEQTHIVVGYPGITFTDKRRYTLQVLQSILAGQGGRLFLELRDKASLAYSVAPLRMEGIDAGYFGAYIGCSPEKGAKAIQMMQTEFDKLCDQLVPEAEIIRARSYLIGRHDIDLQKNSAITAAILFDEVYGLDYREAFRYAEKLEVVTGKDIQDLAQSLFSQPSVITAIGRDRPW
- a CDS encoding acetyl-CoA carboxylase biotin carboxyl carrier protein subunit, translating into MYFEAESNGIKYEVTVTESRHCWQVSVREGTSDWINHKIPKVDYQFAEDTISLLFNNSSYLVDCIGQDTDYTVFTRGTFRNIKIYNEEKLLHESLKAGGSFGGGVTLDSGMPGKIVKILVAEGSIVPAGTPLLIMEAMKMENEMRAPREVQIKSIEVKEGENVDNGTVLIRFES
- a CDS encoding methylmalonyl-CoA mutase, whose amino-acid sequence is MSELNKADKGKSTFFNSSRIELKPCYNQSDLAPLDKNESDCSLPGEYPFPRGIQPSMYRGRLWTMRQYAGFGSAQESNRLYKSLLAKGTTGLSIAFDLPTQMGYDSNHPMASGEVGKVGVAISTIEDMNILLEGIPLEEISSSMTINSTAGILLAFYIAIAKQRGFSLNKLRGTIQNDILKEYIARGTYIYPPQPSMRIITDIFDYCGREVPEWNTISISGYHIREAGATAAQEIAFTLANGITYVQAALSQGLSVDDFAGRLSFFFNVQNNFFEEIAKFRAARRLWAKIMKERFGAKDPRSMKLRFHSQTAGVTLTAQQPENNIVRVTLQALAAVLGGTQSLHTNSMDEALGLPTESAVTIALRTQQIIAHESGVTDVADPVGGSFYIESLTNQLETLAMGYIDRIEALGGVIACIESGWIQNEIQNAAYKFQLDVESGNQKIVGVNCFETSEQSKIETLRISDEISKDQISRLNIFLKKRNASLVKTSLERIQLAAQDSRQNLMPLFVEAVENKVTLGEISDTLRKVFGQYKETLTL
- a CDS encoding twin-arginine translocase TatA/TatE family subunit, which produces MFNLGFSEMVLLSVLALIFIGPKQLPELARVVGRLLNEFKRATGELTSSFTDIKHQADRFVHKTEDQVRQQLSIDKLDKEDMAPPGGDGSFDSLKVEPETSSEDSKPIEANKPKYE